One genomic region from Muriicola soli encodes:
- a CDS encoding ATP-dependent Clp protease adaptor ClpS: MGQKEKYSEELLLEEVTVKQHEIVLFNDDVNTFDHVIETLIGVCDHTPEQAEQCSLIVHYNGKCTVKTGEYDDLKPRCSRLLQAGLSAELV; the protein is encoded by the coding sequence ATGGGACAAAAAGAAAAATATTCAGAAGAGCTGCTTCTAGAGGAAGTTACGGTAAAACAACACGAGATCGTCCTGTTCAATGATGACGTGAATACTTTTGACCACGTAATTGAAACACTGATTGGTGTTTGCGATCACACCCCTGAGCAGGCAGAGCAATGTTCTCTTATTGTTCATTACAATGGAAAATGTACCGTAAAAACAGGTGAATACGACGATCTAAAACCGCGCTGTAGCAGATTGCTCCAGGCTGGTCTAAGTGCTGAGTTGGTCTAA
- the prmA gene encoding 50S ribosomal protein L11 methyltransferase, producing MSYTYIEYNFEIKPRDPGTEILLAELAELPFESFEETEDGLKAYIRKSEWQEDLLAEVAILDSPAFEVGYQFHEIPPENWNKKWETHFDPIELDNRCRVRAPFHEEKDVTYDIVIEPKMSFGTGHHETTYMMLQFLLDIPLEGQSVLDMGCGTAVLAILAAMKGAEEVDAIDIDHWSFLNSLENIKRNGQEQIEVFEGDVSAIPNKQYDVVLANINRNILLADIPAYAEHLRDRGKLLLSGFYEADSAVIDGVCKEAGLDYKTKLQKNSWTAVLYQKS from the coding sequence ATGAGTTACACCTATATCGAATACAATTTTGAGATTAAACCCAGAGATCCGGGTACGGAAATCCTGTTGGCCGAATTAGCGGAACTACCATTTGAGAGTTTTGAAGAAACGGAGGATGGCCTTAAGGCCTATATCCGTAAATCGGAATGGCAGGAAGACCTGCTGGCCGAGGTCGCTATATTAGACTCTCCTGCGTTTGAAGTTGGATACCAGTTTCACGAAATCCCACCGGAAAACTGGAATAAGAAATGGGAGACGCATTTTGATCCTATCGAGCTAGACAACCGTTGCAGGGTAAGGGCACCCTTTCACGAGGAAAAGGATGTTACTTATGATATCGTCATCGAACCTAAGATGAGTTTTGGTACCGGGCATCACGAAACTACTTATATGATGCTCCAATTTCTTTTAGACATCCCACTGGAAGGCCAAAGCGTACTCGATATGGGCTGCGGCACAGCAGTTTTGGCTATTTTGGCTGCCATGAAAGGAGCCGAAGAGGTGGATGCTATTGACATTGATCATTGGAGCTTTCTAAACTCCCTGGAAAATATTAAGCGGAACGGGCAGGAACAAATAGAAGTATTCGAAGGGGATGTATCGGCTATTCCAAATAAACAGTACGATGTTGTTCTGGCCAATATCAACAGAAATATACTCTTGGCTGATATTCCCGCATATGCCGAGCACCTGCGGGATAGGGGAAAGTTACTGCTCAGCGGTTTTTATGAAGCAGATTCAGCTGTTATAGACGGGGTATGTAAGGAAGCGGGATTGGACTATAAAACAAAACTTCAAAAAAATTCATGGACGGCTGTTTTGTATCAGAAAAGCTGA
- the tpiA gene encoding triose-phosphate isomerase — protein MRNKIVAGNWKMNKNSAETAELIDDLISTVKPASAEVMIAPTFVNLAAAVNKLDGSSIEVVAQNMHFAESGAFTGEISGDMLRSIGIQTVILGHSERRAYFGEDDALLAKKVDAALKVGMRIIFCFGEELQERKAGDHFNVVERQLKNGLFHLNASSWGQIVLAYEPVWAIGTGETASPEQAQEMHAFIRKTIATAYDESVSQKVTILYGGSVKPGNAKEIFSKEDVDGGLIGGASLVAADFAAIVAAAQ, from the coding sequence ATGAGAAATAAAATTGTCGCCGGAAACTGGAAAATGAATAAAAACAGCGCAGAAACCGCTGAGCTGATCGATGACTTAATATCGACAGTTAAGCCAGCTTCTGCAGAAGTTATGATTGCACCCACTTTTGTAAACCTGGCTGCGGCCGTAAACAAGCTCGATGGTTCGTCTATAGAAGTAGTAGCTCAAAATATGCACTTTGCGGAAAGCGGGGCTTTTACGGGGGAAATCTCCGGGGATATGTTACGGTCCATTGGGATCCAAACTGTGATCCTGGGCCATTCGGAGCGCAGGGCTTATTTTGGCGAAGACGATGCCCTCCTGGCGAAGAAAGTGGATGCAGCACTCAAAGTAGGGATGAGGATCATCTTTTGTTTCGGGGAGGAATTGCAGGAGCGAAAAGCTGGTGATCATTTTAACGTAGTAGAGCGTCAGTTGAAAAATGGCCTCTTCCATCTCAATGCGAGTTCTTGGGGCCAAATTGTATTGGCCTACGAACCTGTTTGGGCCATAGGCACGGGAGAAACAGCTTCTCCAGAGCAAGCCCAGGAAATGCACGCATTTATCCGTAAAACCATTGCGACTGCCTATGACGAGTCGGTATCCCAGAAAGTAACCATCCTTTACGGAGGAAGTGTAAAACCCGGAAACGCAAAAGAGATCTTTTCCAAGGAAGACGTAGATGGCGGACTCATAGGTGGAGCCTCCCTGGTTGCGGCTGATTTTGCCGCTATCGTTGCTGCAGCTCAATAA
- a CDS encoding BT_3928 family protein, with protein sequence MKVIVTISRIFVGVLFIISGLIKLNDPVGFSFKLEEYFSPAVLDLPFFTPYALALAIFLVILEVVLGVLLLLGYQKKITLWSLMGMIVFFTFLTFYSAYFNKVTDCGCFGDAVKLTPWESFTKDVILLVLIIVLFLGQKFIKPIFKPKTSVSVLMVSLLACILFVNQVNNHLPSIDFRPYKIGASIPDGMTVPEGAPKAIFEYAWTFDKNGTETTIVTNGEYPTVDGEFIGVETEEIQKGYEPPIHDFTIEQNGVDRADEFLSEQNLVMVIAYDLAKSNFEVYPELKQVTDKALAKGYKVIGMSASNEQWSNKVIDEYSLDFPFYFTDETTLKTIVRSNPGVLVLEEGTIKYKVHYNDLDELPFAN encoded by the coding sequence ATGAAGGTTATTGTTACCATCTCAAGAATTTTCGTCGGAGTACTTTTTATTATTTCCGGCCTGATCAAACTCAACGATCCGGTGGGTTTTTCCTTTAAGCTGGAAGAGTATTTTAGTCCGGCTGTACTCGATCTGCCATTCTTTACCCCCTATGCCCTGGCCCTGGCGATCTTTCTGGTCATTTTAGAAGTGGTACTGGGTGTTTTACTGTTGCTGGGCTATCAGAAGAAGATCACCTTGTGGAGTCTGATGGGCATGATTGTCTTCTTTACCTTCCTTACTTTCTATTCGGCTTACTTTAATAAAGTAACAGACTGCGGATGTTTTGGGGATGCAGTAAAGCTTACACCCTGGGAATCCTTTACAAAGGATGTGATCCTTTTGGTTTTGATCATTGTTTTATTCCTGGGCCAGAAATTCATAAAACCGATCTTTAAACCAAAGACCTCCGTGTCTGTATTGATGGTATCTCTGCTGGCATGTATCCTATTTGTCAACCAGGTGAACAACCATTTGCCCTCCATCGATTTCAGACCTTATAAAATTGGGGCGAGTATTCCTGATGGGATGACGGTTCCCGAAGGCGCTCCGAAGGCTATTTTTGAATACGCCTGGACTTTCGATAAAAATGGAACGGAGACTACCATCGTAACTAATGGAGAATATCCTACTGTAGACGGAGAATTTATTGGAGTGGAGACGGAGGAGATACAAAAGGGCTATGAACCACCGATTCACGATTTTACTATTGAACAAAATGGTGTTGACAGGGCTGACGAGTTCCTGTCGGAACAGAATCTTGTGATGGTCATCGCATACGATCTTGCCAAAAGTAATTTTGAGGTATATCCGGAACTGAAGCAGGTGACAGATAAAGCCCTTGCGAAAGGATACAAGGTGATAGGGATGTCTGCTTCCAATGAACAATGGAGTAACAAGGTCATTGACGAATATTCATTGGATTTCCCTTTCTACTTTACTGATGAGACCACCCTCAAGACCATCGTTCGCTCTAATCCGGGCGTTTTAGTACTGGAAGAAGGCACCATAAAATATAAAGTTCATTACAACGATCTGGATGAACTTCCATTCGCAAACTGA
- a CDS encoding DUF1599 domain-containing protein, producing MQHTSEQYDAIVGRCRELFVKKMKDYGSAWRILRLPSLTDQIFIKAQRIRSLQEKEERKIDEDERSEFIGIVNYSIMALIQIEKGVVEQPDLSPSEASDLYDKYAGATKKLMEDKNHDYGEAWREMRVSSLTDLILQKLLRVKQIEDNQGVTLVSEGIGANYQDIINYAVFAMIHLEEEAA from the coding sequence ATGCAGCATACTTCTGAACAATACGATGCCATTGTTGGACGGTGTAGAGAATTGTTCGTAAAAAAAATGAAGGATTACGGTTCTGCCTGGAGAATCCTAAGACTACCTTCCCTGACCGATCAGATATTTATCAAAGCACAACGTATCAGAAGCCTGCAGGAAAAAGAAGAGCGAAAGATTGATGAAGATGAGCGATCCGAATTTATCGGGATTGTAAATTATTCCATCATGGCCTTGATCCAAATCGAGAAAGGTGTTGTGGAACAACCCGACCTCAGTCCTTCTGAAGCCTCTGACCTGTACGATAAGTATGCCGGCGCGACTAAAAAGCTTATGGAGGATAAAAATCACGATTACGGAGAAGCATGGCGGGAGATGCGAGTGAGCTCGCTAACCGATCTGATCCTTCAGAAATTGCTGAGGGTTAAGCAAATTGAAGACAACCAAGGAGTGACCCTGGTAAGCGAGGGCATTGGGGCGAATTATCAGGATATCATCAATTATGCGGTCTTTGCCATGATTCACCTGGAGGAAGAAGCTGCCTGA
- the folP gene encoding dihydropteroate synthase, with translation MTLNCKGTLIDLNEPRVMGVLNLTPDSFYDGGKYKSEKNILSQTEKMLNEGATFIDVGAYSSRPGADHIPVEEELNRILPVVKLLLQNFPDILLSIDTFRSRVAQGCLEEGAALINDISAGKLDPLMMETVSRARVPYIMMHMQGTPQNMKQMNTYRDLIEDIRYYFSERIAAARALKIHDLVIDPGFGFAKNISQNYELLNNLPLFKTFGIPVLAGLSRKSMIYKVLGITAAEALNGTTALNMVALQGGANLLRVHDVREAVECINLFNRLNTQSG, from the coding sequence ATGACATTAAACTGCAAAGGAACCTTAATCGATCTCAATGAACCCAGGGTAATGGGCGTATTAAACCTTACTCCTGATTCTTTTTACGACGGCGGGAAGTACAAAAGCGAAAAAAACATCCTCTCACAAACCGAAAAAATGCTGAATGAGGGGGCCACTTTTATCGATGTTGGCGCTTATAGTTCGCGCCCCGGCGCAGATCATATCCCTGTAGAAGAAGAGCTAAATCGGATCCTTCCGGTAGTGAAGCTGCTGCTTCAAAATTTTCCGGATATCCTGCTCAGTATTGATACGTTCAGGAGTCGAGTTGCACAGGGATGTCTTGAAGAAGGTGCAGCTCTTATCAATGACATTTCAGCGGGGAAGTTAGACCCTTTGATGATGGAAACGGTAAGCCGGGCCAGAGTACCTTATATAATGATGCATATGCAGGGGACGCCACAGAATATGAAGCAAATGAATACCTACAGGGATCTGATTGAGGACATACGCTATTATTTTTCGGAGCGAATCGCGGCGGCCAGAGCATTGAAAATCCACGACCTGGTTATAGATCCGGGCTTCGGCTTTGCCAAAAACATCAGCCAGAATTACGAATTGCTCAACAATTTACCCCTCTTTAAAACTTTTGGCATTCCTGTGCTGGCCGGACTCAGCAGAAAGTCGATGATCTATAAAGTTTTGGGAATTACTGCTGCTGAAGCCCTCAATGGGACTACAGCTCTTAATATGGTCGCTTTGCAGGGAGGCGCGAATTTGTTGAGAGTTCACGATGTAAGAGAAGCAGTGGAGTGTATAAATCTCTTTAATCGACTGAACACCCAATCCGGATAG
- the cdaA gene encoding diadenylate cyclase CdaA: MDFLNFLDFKITDLLDILLVAILLYYIYKLVRGTAAVNIFLGIVFVWAFWKFTQLLGMKMISSVVGGFMQVGLIALIVVFQQEIRKFLLMIGSTNLANKRSFGKRFSFLKQEGIIPDLKIGVVLEACEKMAKNRTGAILVIERNNSLDFVRSSGDKMNAEVNLPIIESIFFKNSPLHDGAAILRGNRIIATRVILPLSQERNIPLRFGLRHRAAIGITEKTDALALVISEETGNISYIKNGEFIMYKDIKELESLLKKDLQ, encoded by the coding sequence TTGGACTTTCTAAATTTTCTGGATTTTAAGATTACAGACCTCTTAGACATCCTTCTTGTCGCCATCCTTCTCTATTACATCTATAAACTTGTCCGCGGCACGGCAGCGGTCAATATCTTTTTGGGGATCGTTTTTGTCTGGGCCTTTTGGAAATTCACCCAATTACTGGGGATGAAAATGATAAGCAGTGTCGTAGGCGGTTTTATGCAAGTGGGACTTATAGCGCTTATCGTAGTTTTCCAGCAGGAGATCAGGAAATTCCTTCTGATGATTGGCTCCACCAACCTGGCCAACAAACGCAGTTTCGGGAAACGCTTTAGTTTCTTAAAACAGGAAGGGATCATCCCTGACCTCAAAATAGGGGTGGTCCTTGAGGCTTGTGAAAAAATGGCCAAAAACAGGACAGGGGCAATACTCGTTATCGAACGCAACAATTCCCTTGATTTTGTGCGGTCATCAGGGGATAAAATGAATGCAGAAGTAAACCTGCCTATCATTGAAAGTATATTCTTTAAGAACAGTCCCCTTCATGACGGTGCGGCCATTTTAAGAGGGAATCGCATTATTGCTACCCGGGTGATACTTCCCTTGTCTCAGGAGCGAAACATTCCCCTTAGATTCGGACTCAGACACAGGGCCGCTATTGGAATCACCGAAAAAACCGATGCGCTTGCCCTGGTGATCAGCGAGGAAACAGGGAATATCTCTTATATAAAGAATGGTGAATTCATCATGTACAAAGACATAAAAGAATTGGAATCCCTCCTGAAAAAAGACCTGCAGTAA
- a CDS encoding DUF3667 domain-containing protein, which yields MNCKNCNTPQRTDFNYCPSCGAKAVKHRLTFRNLTYDITERYFNLDNTFIRTIVQLCIRPEVVIDAYINGVRRKYLNPISHLGIALTLSGLLIFIMQKVLTPDIFVEYGGQGMSEELSKKLFDAIFDYQTLLFILYIPVFAIAGYLTFNRKGYFLSEYMIAYIYIMAQWSIVIFPISLITLLVDPSAYMNLAIPMTFLMVFYSLFVMQRIHRFPVGATILRSFVFFLLTLIGYFAIIILFYAFMFLTGIVTLEDFLPKQ from the coding sequence ATGAATTGCAAGAATTGTAATACTCCCCAAAGAACAGATTTTAACTATTGCCCCAGTTGTGGTGCTAAAGCTGTTAAACACAGACTCACCTTTAGAAATCTGACCTATGATATCACTGAGCGATATTTTAACCTGGACAATACCTTTATAAGAACCATAGTACAATTGTGCATACGACCTGAAGTGGTCATTGATGCTTATATCAATGGAGTGAGGCGAAAATACCTGAATCCTATAAGTCATTTGGGGATTGCCTTAACGCTATCGGGACTCCTTATATTTATTATGCAGAAGGTTTTAACGCCCGATATATTTGTGGAATACGGTGGTCAAGGCATGTCTGAAGAACTATCCAAAAAGCTCTTTGATGCCATATTTGATTATCAGACCCTGCTGTTTATTCTTTACATCCCTGTCTTTGCGATTGCTGGATATTTGACCTTTAACCGAAAAGGGTACTTTCTTTCCGAATACATGATCGCCTATATTTATATTATGGCGCAATGGAGTATCGTGATATTTCCTATTTCGCTCATCACTTTGCTTGTCGATCCTTCAGCTTACATGAACCTGGCAATTCCAATGACTTTTCTAATGGTTTTTTATAGTTTATTTGTGATGCAACGAATCCATAGATTCCCAGTTGGGGCCACGATTCTAAGATCATTTGTCTTTTTCCTATTAACGCTTATTGGCTATTTCGCTATTATAATACTTTTTTACGCGTTTATGTTTCTCACCGGAATAGTGACCCTAGAGGATTTTCTTCCAAAGCAATAA
- a CDS encoding ABC transporter ATP-binding protein, whose product MDKETGKAFDYHLFKRLLAQTRPYRLTFYGVALAGILLTFFAVLTPYILRNIIDDAINARDMDLLLWLSFAMLGVLLGQVIFQLLFNYYANWLGQSVIKDIRILLFKRMLGFRMKYFDNSSIGVLVTRAVADMQRIGEIFSQGFFTIVSDLLKMIAAASMMLWMNWRLALLVFAILPIILYATRLFQKAMKVAFIEVRAQVSNLNSFVQERLTGMKIVQLFTREKIESAKFREINEKHQNAWLKTVWYNSFFFPVAEIVTSIAIGLVVWYGGLQNIANIEVDIAGTIFAFILYIEMLFRPLRQIADKFNTLQMGMVAANRVFKILDTDSRIQDDGTFEKSHVEGAIQFKEVRFGYLEDEEVLHGISFDVKAGETVAIVGSTGAGKSTIINLLNRFYEIDGGCISVDGVDIKKYTLASLRKNIAIVLQDVFLFADTIANNITLKDETITTATIEEAARQIGVHEFITSLPGGYEYNVKERGTMLSSGQRQLIAFLRAYVINPSILVLDEATSSVDTYTEKLIQKATDKITEGRTSIIIAHRLATVKKADKIIVMDAGMIVETGNHKELLKKDGYYSKLYEAQFLAEEEVA is encoded by the coding sequence ATGGATAAGGAAACAGGCAAAGCCTTTGATTACCACCTTTTTAAACGATTACTCGCTCAAACGCGACCTTACCGACTCACATTTTACGGTGTTGCTTTAGCGGGGATCCTCCTTACATTTTTTGCCGTCCTCACACCCTATATCTTAAGGAATATTATAGACGACGCCATTAATGCTCGCGACATGGACCTATTACTGTGGTTATCATTTGCGATGCTCGGTGTTCTTTTGGGACAGGTGATTTTTCAACTCCTCTTTAACTATTACGCCAACTGGTTGGGGCAGTCGGTCATCAAGGATATCAGGATCCTTTTGTTTAAAAGGATGCTTGGCTTCAGGATGAAATATTTCGACAATTCCTCGATAGGGGTTTTGGTAACAAGGGCAGTTGCCGATATGCAGCGCATAGGGGAGATCTTTAGTCAGGGCTTTTTCACTATAGTATCTGATTTGCTGAAAATGATCGCCGCCGCCAGTATGATGCTCTGGATGAACTGGAGGCTGGCCCTGCTCGTTTTTGCTATTCTACCAATTATCCTTTACGCAACTCGCCTCTTTCAAAAGGCGATGAAAGTTGCCTTTATCGAAGTACGGGCACAGGTCTCCAATTTAAATTCTTTTGTTCAGGAACGCCTCACCGGTATGAAGATCGTACAGCTGTTCACACGTGAAAAAATTGAAAGTGCCAAGTTCAGGGAGATCAATGAAAAGCACCAGAATGCCTGGCTCAAGACGGTCTGGTACAACTCCTTCTTCTTCCCCGTTGCCGAGATCGTTACCTCCATTGCCATAGGACTGGTAGTTTGGTATGGCGGACTTCAGAATATTGCGAATATTGAAGTAGACATAGCGGGGACCATCTTTGCTTTTATCCTGTATATTGAAATGCTCTTCAGACCCCTGAGGCAGATCGCAGATAAATTTAATACGCTGCAGATGGGAATGGTTGCTGCCAACCGCGTGTTTAAAATTTTGGATACAGACAGCAGAATACAGGATGATGGCACCTTTGAGAAAAGCCACGTAGAAGGAGCTATTCAGTTTAAAGAAGTTCGCTTTGGATACCTGGAAGATGAGGAAGTTTTGCACGGGATCTCTTTTGATGTCAAGGCCGGTGAGACCGTCGCTATAGTGGGGTCTACAGGAGCGGGAAAATCCACCATCATCAACCTGCTCAACAGATTTTATGAGATAGACGGGGGTTGTATCAGTGTGGATGGCGTTGATATTAAAAAATATACCCTGGCATCATTGCGAAAAAATATTGCCATTGTACTTCAGGACGTTTTTCTCTTTGCCGATACCATCGCCAACAACATTACGCTGAAGGATGAAACGATCACTACGGCTACTATTGAAGAAGCAGCAAGGCAAATAGGCGTTCACGAATTTATCACTTCACTCCCCGGGGGATACGAATACAATGTGAAGGAAAGGGGTACCATGCTGTCCAGCGGGCAGCGACAGCTCATAGCATTCCTCAGGGCCTATGTCATTAATCCGAGTATCCTCGTACTTGATGAGGCCACGTCTTCGGTGGACACCTATACCGAAAAACTGATCCAGAAAGCTACCGACAAGATCACAGAGGGACGAACATCTATCATCATCGCACATCGCCTGGCTACCGTTAAGAAAGCCGACAAAATTATTGTGATGGATGCCGGAATGATCGTAGAAACGGGCAACCATAAAGAACTCCTTAAAAAGGACGGTTACTACAGCAAACTCTATGAAGCCCAATTCCTGGCTGAAGAAGAAGTAGCCTGA
- the truA gene encoding tRNA pseudouridine(38-40) synthase TruA, translated as MRYFIEFSYNGKAYHGWQRQPKASSIQQTLEDAMSTLLRDKIQLVGAGRTDAGVHARQLFAHFDFDSKLEKAEVVQRLNAFLPEDIAIKNITEVSPKAHARFDALERTYEYRVVQEKDPFATDWAHYVHLPLDMGAMNLAAAELLNHTDFECFSKSNTDVKTYVCRLKEAKWRREGNTLIFTITADRFLRNMVRAIVGTLLDVGLHKSSVDNVNSIIKSKDRGEAGVSVPAKGLYLMKITYPETLFKLHG; from the coding sequence TTGAGATATTTTATTGAATTCTCATATAATGGCAAAGCATACCACGGCTGGCAAAGACAGCCAAAGGCCAGTAGTATTCAGCAAACCCTGGAAGATGCCATGTCTACCCTGTTGAGGGATAAGATACAGTTAGTGGGAGCCGGCAGGACGGATGCGGGGGTTCATGCCAGACAACTCTTTGCTCATTTCGACTTTGATAGTAAACTCGAAAAGGCTGAAGTGGTACAACGGCTGAATGCCTTTCTACCAGAGGATATTGCCATTAAGAATATCACTGAGGTATCGCCGAAGGCCCATGCGCGTTTCGATGCCCTGGAGCGTACCTATGAATACCGGGTTGTTCAGGAAAAAGATCCATTTGCTACAGATTGGGCCCATTATGTTCACCTCCCCCTTGATATGGGAGCGATGAATCTCGCGGCCGCCGAGCTGTTGAACCATACCGATTTCGAGTGCTTTTCCAAGTCCAACACGGATGTAAAAACATATGTCTGTCGCCTAAAAGAGGCCAAATGGCGAAGGGAAGGAAATACCCTGATCTTTACCATAACCGCCGACCGGTTTTTGAGGAATATGGTCAGGGCCATTGTAGGGACCTTGTTAGATGTTGGACTTCACAAATCATCCGTAGATAATGTTAATAGTATTATAAAAAGCAAAGACAGGGGAGAAGCTGGCGTTTCAGTGCCTGCAAAAGGGTTATATTTGATGAAGATTACATATCCCGAGACCCTATTTAAGCTACATGGATAA
- a CDS encoding metallophosphoesterase family protein: protein MTKILLLSDTHGYLDDAILKYARQADEIWHAGDIGTIEVADQLAAIKPIRAVHGNIDNALINGEYPLNQRFFCEDVDVWITHIGGYPNRYSPRVKQEITQNPPKLFISGHSHILKVMWDKKLNLLHMNPGACGKQGFHQMRTMLRFEINKTDIQKLEVIELGKR, encoded by the coding sequence ATGACCAAAATCTTGTTGCTTTCAGACACCCATGGATATTTGGATGACGCCATTCTCAAATACGCCAGGCAAGCAGATGAAATTTGGCACGCCGGGGATATAGGCACCATTGAGGTAGCCGACCAACTCGCTGCGATCAAACCCATCAGGGCGGTACATGGAAATATTGACAACGCCCTGATTAATGGAGAATATCCCTTAAATCAACGCTTTTTTTGTGAAGATGTCGATGTCTGGATCACCCACATAGGGGGTTATCCCAATCGCTATAGTCCCAGGGTGAAACAAGAGATCACCCAAAACCCTCCTAAACTCTTTATCAGCGGCCATTCCCATATACTCAAAGTGATGTGGGACAAAAAACTCAACTTACTTCATATGAATCCTGGTGCCTGTGGAAAACAGGGATTCCATCAAATGAGAACCATGCTCCGCTTCGAGATCAACAAAACGGATATTCAGAAACTGGAAGTTATAGAACTGGGGAAACGTTGA